In a genomic window of Telopea speciosissima isolate NSW1024214 ecotype Mountain lineage chromosome 5, Tspe_v1, whole genome shotgun sequence:
- the LOC122663244 gene encoding L-type lectin-domain containing receptor kinase IX.1-like, with translation MGHIISSGNWHLQSPKLDFILFQVSLYLLLLVPTATSLSFNFSSFNKSLEINGTIILHLDAVVSDPIIDLTRNRQDELSNRSTGGVLYNAPVQLWDKKTGTLTNFTTHFSFTFRNSLNYDKCVFSNKSLCFGDGLSFFLAPYGSVIHDRNHNIYGANGFAGGGLGLFSEAPIRINNSIIAVEFDTFKNTWDIDNSHIGIDISSIVSIKNISCNISLWRWMRENSSPWEAWVDYDSSSQNLSVVLTCFDKSVPCETCSLNYKVNLSDYLPENVTIGFSATTGTAYELHQLNFWDFRSSLEIDNSINTGHLSTKNIVGLVVGGASMIIILGLFWVFRWRKNRENKADDDVVLDVPTGPREFSYAELARATSHFDEKQKLGEGGFGGVYRGFLSDLNMEVAVKRISKGSKQGIKEYASEVKIISRLRHRNLVHLLGWCHQRKELLLVYEFMPNGSLDCHLFRNKGSLTWELRYKIALDLASALQYLHQGWDQCVIHRDIKSSNVILDSNFNAKLGDFGLARLVENDQKGSQTTNVATTTMGGWLVEHEKGTQTTNVAGTMGYMAPEYAFNGKASKESDVYSFGIVLLEIAYGRKAVEMRVDPSEVSLVEWVWKLYGNGKHLEAADPSLCEDSEKQQLECMIVVGLWCAQQDSNLRPTIGQAINVLKFDAPMPNLPYYKVNVSSPFNMNAFWITASKGSTECDTIQTQCMSKSSTTVSAKLNMSSSSSASASSSLLNNTW, from the coding sequence ATGGGTCATATTATTTCATCAGGGAATTGGCATCTCCAATCTCCAAAGCTTGATTTCATTCTCTTTCAGGTTTCATTGTATCTCTTGCTTTTAGTCCCTACTGCAACATCATTAAGTTTCAACTTTTCCAGTTTCAATAAATCATTAGAGATTAATGGCACCATCATCCTCCATTTAGATGCAGTAGTCTCTGATCCAATCATCGACCTCACAAGAAATCGACAGGATGAACTCAGTAATCGTAGTACTGGTGGAGTGTTGTATAATGCACCAGTTCAGCTTTGGGACAAGAAGACGGGAACCCTAACCAACTTCACCACCCatttctccttcaccttcaGAAATTCCTTAAACTACGACAAATGTGTCTTTTCTAACAAGAGTCTCTGCTTTGGAGATGGGCTTTCTTTCTTCCTGGCTCCCTATGGTTCAGTAATCCACGATAGAAACCACAATATATATGGAGCTAATGGTTTTGCAGGTGGTGGTCTTGGTCTTTTCAGCGAAGCACCTATAAGGATCAATAATTCCATCATTGCAGTGGAGTTTGATACTTTCAAGAATACATGGGACATAGATAACAGTCACATAGGTATTGACATCTCTTCCATCGTATctataaaaaatatttcttgtaATATTAGTCTTTGGAGATGGATGAGAGAGAATTCTAGCCCTTGGGAGGCTTGGGTTGATTATGATTCAAGTTCTCAAAACTTGAGTGTTGTGTTGACCTGTTTCGATAAATCTGTTCCTTGTGAGACCTGCAGCCTTAACTATAAAGTTAATCTTAGTGATTATCTTCCAGAAAATGTGACTATTGGTTTTTCTGCAACCACTGGAACTGCCTACGAGCTGCATCAACTAAACTTCTGGGACTTCAGATCGAGTTTGGAGATCGATAATTCGATCAATACGGGCCATCTATCAACTAAAAACATTGTGGGATTGGTTGTGGGTGGAGCTTCCATGATTATTATCTTgggtttgttttgggttttcaggtggagaaagaatagagaaaataaagCAGATGATGATGTGGTCTTAGATGTGCCCACAGGGCCTAGGGAGTTCTCGTATGCTGAATTGGCTAGAGCAACTAGTCACTTCGATGAGAAACAAAAGCTAGGAGAGGGAGGATTTGGAGGTGTTTATAGAGGGTTCTTGAGTGATCTCAACATGGAAGTTGCTGTGAAGAGGATCTCTAAAGGGTCTAAACAAGGGATAAAGGAGTATGCATCGGAGGTGAAGATCATTAGTCGATTGCGGCATAGGAACCTTGTGCACCTTCTTGGTTGGTGCCACCAACGGAAAGAGCTACTTCTTGTGTATGAGTTCATGCCCAATGGAAGCCTTGATTGCCATCTATTTCGAAATAAGGGTTCCTTGACATGGGAGTTGAGGTACAAGATAGCTCTTGACTTAGCCTCTGCATTACAATATTTGCACCAAGGGTGGGATCAATGTGTCATCCACAGGGATATAAAATCCAGCAATGTAATTCTAGATTCCAACTTCAATGCTAAACTTGGGGATTTTGGTCTTGCTAGGCTTGTGGAAAATGATCAGAAGGGGTCACAAACAACTAATGTAGCTACTACCACCATGGGAGGATGGCTGGTGGAACATGAGAAAGGGACACAAACAACCAATGTAGCTGGTACCATGGGATACATGGCACCTGAATATGCTTTTAATGGGAAGGCTAGTAAAGAATCTGATGTCTATAGCTTTGGCATTGTTCTCTTAGAAATTGCTTATGGGAGAAAAGCAGTTGAGATGAGGGTTGACCCAAGTGAAGTAAGTTTGGTAGAATGGGTTTGGAAGCTCTATGGAAATGGAAAGCATCTCGAAGCGGCTGACCCAAGTCTATGTGAGGATTCGGAGAAGCAGCAATTAGAGTGCATGATTGTTGTAGGGCTATGGTGTGCTCAACAAGACTCCAATCTCCGACCTACTATTGGGCAAGCTATCAATGTTCTGAAATTTGATGCTCCAATGCCCAATCTCCCATATTATAAGGTAAATGTTTCTTCTCCATTCAATATGAATGCATTCTGGATTACAGCTTCCAAGGGTTCTACAGAATGTGATACAATTCAAACCCAATGTATGTCCAAAAGCAGCACAACTGTTTCAGCCAAGTTAAACAtgtcatcatcttcttcagctTCAGCCTCATCTTCCCTCTTGAACAATACATGGTAA